One Streptomyces sp. B21-105 genomic region harbors:
- a CDS encoding S-(hydroxymethyl)mycothiol dehydrogenase, with product MTHQVRAVVARGKGAPVSLETILVPDPGPGEALVKVEACGVCHTDLHYREGGINDDFPFLLGHEAAGVVESVGEGVTDVAPGDFVILNWRAVCGQCRACLRGRPWYCFATHNAKQKMTLLDGTELSPALGIGAFAEKTLVAAGQCTKVDPAASAAAAGLLGCGVMAGIGAAINTGQVGRGDSVAVIGCGGVGAAAVVGSNLAGASRIVAVDIDDHKLETARKLGATHTVNARETDPVEAIRELTGGFGADVVIEAVGRPETYVQAFHARDLAGTVVLVGVPTPEMKLELPLLDVFGRGGALKSSWYGDCLPSRDFPMLIDLYLQGRLDLDAFVTETIALDEVEKAFERMHRGDVLRSVVVF from the coding sequence ATGACGCACCAGGTCCGTGCCGTCGTCGCGCGGGGCAAGGGCGCCCCCGTCAGCCTGGAAACGATTCTGGTGCCGGACCCGGGCCCGGGTGAGGCGCTGGTGAAGGTCGAGGCCTGCGGGGTCTGCCACACCGATCTGCACTACCGCGAAGGCGGCATCAACGACGACTTCCCCTTCCTGCTCGGTCACGAGGCCGCCGGAGTGGTGGAGTCCGTGGGGGAGGGCGTCACCGACGTCGCCCCCGGCGACTTCGTCATCCTCAACTGGCGTGCCGTGTGCGGGCAGTGCCGGGCCTGTCTGCGCGGCCGGCCCTGGTACTGCTTCGCCACCCACAACGCGAAGCAGAAGATGACCCTCCTGGACGGCACCGAGCTCTCGCCGGCCCTCGGCATCGGCGCGTTCGCGGAGAAGACGCTGGTGGCGGCCGGGCAGTGCACCAAGGTCGACCCCGCCGCCTCCGCGGCCGCGGCCGGACTGCTCGGCTGCGGGGTGATGGCGGGCATCGGCGCGGCCATCAACACCGGACAGGTCGGGCGCGGTGACAGCGTGGCGGTCATCGGCTGCGGCGGGGTGGGAGCGGCGGCCGTCGTCGGGTCGAACCTGGCGGGCGCGTCGAGGATCGTCGCGGTGGACATCGACGACCACAAGCTGGAGACCGCGCGGAAGCTGGGCGCGACCCACACCGTGAACGCCAGGGAGACCGACCCGGTCGAGGCGATCCGCGAGCTGACCGGCGGCTTCGGCGCGGACGTGGTGATCGAGGCCGTGGGCCGTCCGGAGACGTACGTGCAGGCGTTCCACGCCCGCGACCTGGCCGGCACGGTCGTCCTCGTCGGGGTGCCGACGCCCGAGATGAAGCTGGAACTGCCGCTGCTGGACGTCTTCGGCCGCGGCGGCGCCCTCAAGTCCTCCTGGTACGGCGACTGTCTGCCCAGCCGGGACTTCCCGATGCTCATCGACCTGTATCTCCAGGGCCGTCTGGACCTGGACGCCTTCGTCACCGAGACCATCGCCCTGGACGAGGTCGAGAAGGCCTTCGAGCGGATGCACCGCGGCGACGTGCTGCGCTCGGTGGTGGTCTTCTGA
- a CDS encoding DUF3618 domain-containing protein, which yields MTQPSQNEPTGPDELRRRVERTRHELGATVESLAAKTDVKARTQEKAAELKEHAGAKATHLSEQARAKAAEAAHALEEKVPAPVKDKAAAAAGQVRTRAGQAERLWQDKAPEPVRDHRAAVIGLAAAAALAFLLLRHGRK from the coding sequence ATGACCCAGCCCTCCCAGAACGAGCCCACGGGCCCCGACGAGCTGCGCCGCCGGGTCGAGCGGACGCGCCACGAGCTCGGCGCGACGGTCGAGTCGCTGGCCGCGAAGACGGATGTGAAGGCCCGCACCCAGGAGAAGGCGGCCGAGCTGAAGGAACACGCGGGCGCGAAGGCGACGCATCTGTCCGAACAGGCCAGGGCGAAGGCCGCCGAGGCGGCCCACGCCCTGGAGGAGAAGGTCCCCGCTCCGGTGAAGGACAAGGCGGCCGCGGCCGCGGGGCAGGTCAGGACCAGGGCGGGGCAGGCCGAACGGCTGTGGCAGGACAAGGCGCCCGAGCCGGTCCGCGACCACCGCGCAGCGGTCATCGGCCTTGCCGCGGCCGCCGCCCTCGCCTTCCTGCTCCTGCGGCACGGCCGGAAGTAG
- a CDS encoding phage holin family protein, with amino-acid sequence MAETGRYGRSGGHGVRSAENGGDSVGALVQRASQQLSELVRGEMRLAQAEMAEKGKRYGKGGGLFGGAGLFGVLTLQALIAAAIAGLAVPLPVWAAALIVTGVLAVITAVLALTGKKQVGRAAPPVPERAVQSVKADVSEIKESARR; translated from the coding sequence ATGGCTGAGACGGGCCGGTACGGCAGGAGCGGCGGCCATGGCGTACGCAGCGCCGAGAACGGCGGGGACTCCGTCGGCGCACTGGTGCAACGCGCCTCGCAGCAGCTGAGCGAGCTGGTGCGCGGCGAGATGCGGCTCGCGCAGGCGGAGATGGCCGAGAAAGGAAAGCGGTACGGCAAGGGCGGCGGACTGTTCGGCGGGGCCGGGCTCTTCGGCGTCCTCACCCTTCAGGCGCTGATCGCCGCCGCGATCGCCGGGCTCGCGGTGCCGCTCCCGGTGTGGGCCGCCGCCCTGATCGTCACCGGCGTGCTGGCGGTGATCACCGCCGTACTGGCGCTGACCGGCAAGAAGCAGGTCGGCCGGGCCGCCCCGCCGGTGCCCGAGCGCGCCGTGCAGAGCGTGAAGGCCGATGTGTCGGAGATCAAGGAGAGTGCACGACGATGA
- a CDS encoding MSMEG_6728 family protein, whose product MQTFLPHPDFTASAAALDPRRLGKQRVEALQVLRGLTVAGYGWRHHPAVRMWTGYEEALVRYGLEVCGVWTATGRADTCAASLMTAFAGRRPGVRTQQELAEARELPPWLGDAAFHRSHRSALVRKDPAFYTARFPDVPDDLPYVWPASDRDDDRPPQRRAQGRAQRRA is encoded by the coding sequence ATGCAGACCTTCCTGCCGCATCCGGACTTCACCGCGTCGGCAGCCGCCCTGGACCCACGGCGGCTGGGCAAACAGCGCGTCGAGGCACTCCAGGTGCTGCGCGGCCTGACCGTCGCGGGCTACGGGTGGCGCCACCATCCGGCGGTGCGCATGTGGACCGGCTACGAGGAGGCGCTGGTGCGCTACGGCCTCGAGGTCTGCGGCGTCTGGACGGCGACCGGCCGCGCGGACACCTGCGCCGCCTCGCTGATGACCGCCTTCGCCGGCCGACGGCCCGGCGTCCGCACCCAGCAGGAGCTCGCCGAGGCGCGCGAGCTGCCGCCGTGGCTGGGTGACGCCGCCTTCCACCGCAGTCACCGGTCGGCACTCGTGCGCAAGGATCCGGCGTTCTACACGGCACGGTTCCCGGACGTGCCCGACGATCTGCCGTACGTCTGGCCGGCGTCGGACCGGGATGACGACCGGCCGCCGCAGAGGCGGGCGCAGGGTCGGGCGCAGAGGCGGGCGTAG
- a CDS encoding excalibur calcium-binding protein: MPSRATLAGIAATILTTTILTVALLSGVAHAQDLNCSDFTSQEDAQAVFDQDRSDPNRLDEDRGPDDGIACEVLPHRSLPTLAPATSSPAPRSISPAPVVSGSATASGSPAPLPALGVRGGVGGAVTGGPTGWDVGIGATLTAAGLLAAAGCVRRRRRRL; encoded by the coding sequence ATGCCAAGCCGCGCCACCCTCGCAGGCATAGCCGCCACGATCCTGACCACCACGATCCTGACCGTCGCTCTCCTGAGCGGCGTCGCCCACGCCCAGGACCTGAACTGCAGCGACTTCACCTCCCAGGAAGACGCCCAGGCCGTCTTCGACCAGGACCGCAGCGACCCCAACCGGCTCGACGAGGACCGGGGACCGGACGACGGCATCGCCTGCGAGGTCCTCCCCCACCGGTCGCTGCCCACCCTGGCTCCCGCGACGAGCAGCCCCGCACCGCGGTCGATCAGCCCCGCACCGGTCGTGAGCGGTTCCGCGACCGCCTCGGGCAGCCCCGCGCCGCTGCCCGCCCTCGGCGTCCGGGGAGGCGTCGGCGGCGCCGTCACCGGCGGCCCGACCGGCTGGGACGTCGGCATCGGCGCAACCCTCACCGCGGCGGGCCTGCTGGCCGCAGCCGGCTGTGTACGACGTCGCCGGCGCCGTCTGTAG